One part of the Leptospira montravelensis genome encodes these proteins:
- a CDS encoding helix-turn-helix domain-containing protein, with the protein MIKKKKELKSFDTDLTKFVSQDIIEQAKAEAQKQIFKLKLAELRQKQGIKQTDVDGFSQVSVSRIESRSDIKISTLVDYVHACGFDVEIKAVPKKKKNKEEFVLLRA; encoded by the coding sequence ATGATTAAGAAAAAAAAAGAATTAAAAAGTTTTGATACTGATCTTACTAAATTTGTCTCACAAGATATTATTGAACAAGCAAAAGCTGAGGCTCAAAAACAAATCTTCAAATTGAAGCTTGCTGAACTAAGACAAAAACAAGGAATCAAGCAAACTGATGTGGATGGTTTTTCTCAAGTTAGCGTTTCAAGAATTGAATCTAGATCTGATATTAAAATCTCTACTCTAGTCGATTATGTTCACGCTTGTGGATTTGATGTTGAGATTAAAGCTGTCCCCAAAAAAAAGAAGAACAAAGAAGAATTTGTTTTATTAAG